The Chloroflexota bacterium genome includes a window with the following:
- a CDS encoding Rieske 2Fe-2S domain-containing protein, protein MLTQEETDLLCRVGPGTPMGELMRQYWLPAAYTWELEVDGQPQRVRLLGEDLVAWRDSEGRVGFTQQRCPHRGAGFFFGRNEKGGLRCAYHGWKFDVNGDCIDMPNEPPTSNFKNKMHITSYKGADFGGVVWCYMGPNQEEPPGLPQFEWCLVPEEQRSHYRRFIYECNWMQALEGELDSTHAPILHGRLNIDDDPKYGGYTVEKFADFFVEKTGYGLVYGAERKQPDGNSYWRASHFLFPFYGMFPATASRVPLSIYVPIDDYYTMHFGLQWHPSEAMPGPRFPTPDLPDEPGALTPNQGPWKPEQKGNFYANWWPEISPETDFHMDLWAKKHRNFTGIPSVRQQDAAIEWSMGAIMDRTKEHLGTADASIIRARRQLLSAARALVEEGTPPPGSNEPELYKVRSCAVVLPSGVNWMEALGDWFFARTTEYPESAGSLTGQ, encoded by the coding sequence ATGCTCACGCAAGAAGAGACGGACCTTCTCTGTCGAGTAGGCCCCGGCACACCCATGGGTGAGCTCATGCGGCAGTACTGGCTGCCCGCCGCGTACACATGGGAGCTGGAGGTTGACGGGCAGCCGCAACGCGTGCGCCTGCTGGGCGAGGACCTGGTCGCGTGGCGCGACTCGGAGGGCCGCGTGGGGTTCACGCAGCAGCGATGTCCCCATCGCGGGGCGGGCTTCTTCTTCGGGCGGAACGAGAAGGGCGGCCTCAGGTGCGCGTACCACGGTTGGAAGTTTGATGTGAACGGCGACTGCATCGACATGCCCAATGAGCCGCCGACGAGCAACTTCAAGAACAAGATGCACATCACGTCCTACAAGGGCGCGGACTTCGGCGGCGTGGTCTGGTGCTACATGGGTCCCAACCAGGAGGAGCCGCCCGGACTGCCGCAGTTCGAGTGGTGCCTGGTGCCCGAGGAGCAGCGCAGCCACTACCGCCGCTTCATCTACGAGTGCAACTGGATGCAGGCGCTGGAAGGGGAGCTAGACTCGACGCACGCGCCCATCCTGCACGGCCGCCTGAATATCGACGACGACCCAAAGTACGGCGGGTACACCGTCGAGAAGTTTGCGGACTTCTTCGTGGAGAAGACGGGATACGGGCTGGTCTACGGCGCCGAGCGGAAGCAGCCGGACGGGAACTCTTACTGGCGGGCGAGCCACTTCCTCTTTCCCTTCTACGGCATGTTCCCGGCGACGGCGTCGCGGGTGCCGCTTTCGATCTATGTGCCCATCGACGACTACTACACCATGCACTTCGGGTTGCAGTGGCACCCATCGGAGGCGATGCCCGGCCCGCGCTTCCCAACGCCCGACCTGCCGGACGAGCCGGGCGCACTGACGCCGAACCAGGGGCCGTGGAAGCCCGAGCAGAAGGGCAATTTCTACGCCAACTGGTGGCCGGAGATCTCGCCGGAAACGGACTTCCACATGGACCTGTGGGCCAAGAAGCACAGGAACTTCACCGGCATCCCAAGCGTCCGGCAGCAGGACGCGGCGATCGAGTGGAGCATGGGCGCCATCATGGACCGCACGAAGGAGCACCTGGGCACGGCGGACGCGAGCATCATTCGCGCGCGGCGGCAATTGCTCTCGGCTGCGCGGGCGCTGGTTGAGGAGGGGACGCCGCCTCCGGGCTCTAACGAGCCAGAGCTGTACAAGGTGCGTTCCTGCGCCGTGGTCTTGCCTAGTGGCGTAAACTGGATGGAAGCGCTGGGCGACTGGTTCTTCGCCCGCACGACGGAATACCCTGAGTCGGCCGGGTCACTGACCGGCCAGTAG